A stretch of the Solanum dulcamara chromosome 6, daSolDulc1.2, whole genome shotgun sequence genome encodes the following:
- the LOC129891185 gene encoding pentatricopeptide repeat-containing protein At2g18940, chloroplastic has product MEGSLFPNRPILPIQSTKPTPLPPTQRLKLNPITTTGSPLPPLKQQQPPHSSASTSFPLDSLLQHLLHVSSSNPPTTVKSSRISNTHLSSLPVSLENDDTLFGNMKVTVPKLESFDGSLKFLPFNCKLMIDSILERPLSHLSEFFDSVKFELLEVDLMSLLKGLDVLGKWDRAILLFEWVVLNIHVENDKLDSQVIEFMVKVLGRESQHLVTSKLFDVIPFEDYSLDVRAWTTVLHAYCRIGKYDKAIALFEYVKEKGLSATLVTYNVMLDVYGKKGRSWNNILLLLDEMTSNGLEFDEFTCSTVIAACGREGLLEEAKEFFDGLKRKCYVPGTVTYNSLLQVFGKAGIYSEALRVLKEMEENNCPPDSVTYNELVAAYVRAGFLEEGAALIGTMSHKGVMPNAITYTTVIDAYGKAGKEDKALSFFKQMKQAGCVPNVCTYNAIIGMLGKKSRVEEMMDMISDMKLNGCAPNRITWNTMLAMCGNRGMQKYVNHVFHEMKSCGFEPDRDTFNTLIRAYGRCDSDFNAAKMYDEMIQAGFTPCVTTYNALLNALARRGDWKAAESVFSDMKSKGFKPSETTYSLMLHCYSKGGNVRGVERIAKEIYDGHIFPSWMLLRTLILSNFKCRSLMGMERAFQELQKNGYRPDLVIFNSMISIFARNKLYDRAHEMLHLIRENGLHPDLVTYNSLMDMYARAGECWKAEEILNRLQKNGRKPDLVSYNTVIKAFCRQGRMEEAVRIFSQMTEKGIRPCIVTYNTFIAGFAARGMFSEVNELISYMIQHECRPNELTYKTIVDGFCKAKRYQDAMDFVLNIREKDNTFDEESLQRFASRVRGNMES; this is encoded by the coding sequence ATGGAAGGTTCTCTCTTCCCAAATAGGCCAATCTTGCCAATTCAATCAACAAAGCCAACACCTTTACCACCAACCCAGCGCCTCAAATTGAATCCAATCACCACCACTGGTTCCCCTCTCCCACCTctcaaacaacaacaaccaccccATTCTTCTGCTTCTACTTCTTTCCctcttgattctcttctccagCATCTTCTTCATGTTTCATCTTCAAATCCTCCAACAACTGTTAAATCTTCAAGAATTAGCAATACCCATTTGTCTTCTCTTCCTGTTTCCTTGGAAAATGATGACACCCTTTTCGGGAATATGAAGGTTACTGTTCCCAAATTGGAATCTTTTGATGGGTCACTTAAATTTCTCCCTTTCAACTGTAAGTTAATGATTGATTCAATTCTTGAACGCCCTCTTTCTCATTTGAGTGAATTCTTTGATTCTGTGAAATTTGAGTTACTTGAAGTTGATTTGATGAGTCTTTTGAAAGGCTTAGATGTTTTAGGCAAATGGGATAGAGCCATTTTGTTGTTTGAATGGGTTGTTTTGAACATTCATGTTGAAAATGACAAGCTAGATAGTCAAGTCATTGAATTCATGGTGAAGGTTTTGGGTAGGGAATCACAGCATTTGGTGACGTCAAAACTGTTTGATGTTATTCCATTTGAAGATTACTCACTCGATGTTCGAGCGTGGACAACTGTTCTACATGCTTATTGTCGGATTGGCAAGTATGACAAGGCAATTGCATTGTTTGAATATGTGAAAGAGAAGGGTTTATCTGCCACCTTGGTAACTTATAATGTTATGTTAGATGTTTATGGTAAAAAGGGTAGGTCTTGGAACAATATTTTACTACTTTTAGATGAAATGACAAGTAATGGGCTTGAATTTGACGAGTTCACTTGTAGCACAGTTATAGCTGCTTGTGGAAGGGAAGGGTTGTTGGAGGAAGCAAAAGAATTTTTTGATGGATTGAAGAGAAAGTGTTATGTTCCGGGAACAGTTACTTACAATTCTTTACTCCAAGTCTTTGGTAAGGCTGGAATTTACTCGGAGGCATTGCGTGTCCTGAAAGAAATGGAGGAGAATAATTGCCCTCCTGATTCTGTGACCTATAATGAGCTTGTGGCAGCTTATGTGAGGGCAGGCTTCCTTGAAGAAGGAGCTGCACTTATAGGCACAATGTCACACAAGGGTGTAATGCCGAATGCCATCACCTATACAACAGTGATAGATGCCTATGGTAAGGCAGGGAAGGAGGACAAGGCCTTGAGCTTTTTCAAGCAAATGAAACAAGCAGGGTGTGTTCCTAATGTCTGTACATATAACGCAATCATTGGGATGCTGGGAAAGAAATCTCGAGTAGAAGAGATGATGGACATGATCTCTGATATGAAATTAAATGGATGTGCCCCAAACCGTATTACTTGGAACACAATGCTTGCAATGTGTGGTAATAGAGGAATGCAAAAATATGTAAATCACGTTTTCCATGAGATGAAAAGCTGTGGTTTTGAGCCTGATAGAGATACATTTAATACTTTGATTCGTGCTTATGGCAGGTGTGATTCTGATTTTAATGCTGCAAAGATGTATGATGAGATGATCCAAGCAGGATTCACTCCGTGTGTCACAACATACAATGCACTTCTTAATGCCCTTGCTCGTCGAGGTGATTGGAAAGCAGCTGAATCTGTTTTCTCGGACATGAAAAGTAAAGGCTTTAAGCCCAGTGAAACTACTTACTCTTTGATGCTCCATTGCTATTCCAAGGGAGGGAACGTGAGAGGTGTGGAGAGAATCGCGAAGGAAATTTATGATGGTCATATTTTTCCAAGTTGGATGCTTTTGAGAACCCTCATTCTGTCAAATTTCAAGTGTAGATCTCTCATGGGTATGGAGAGAGCATTTCAGGAATTACAGAAAAATGGATACAGGCCAGATTTGGTCATATTTAACTCCATGATTTCCATATTTGCAAGGAACAAACTATATGACCGTGCTCACGAGATGCTGCATTTAATTAGGGAGAATGGTCTGCATCCAGATCTTGTTACATATAATAGTTTAATGGACATGTATGCTAGAGCCGGTGAATGTTGGAAAGCTGAGGAAATCCTTAATCGACTGcagaagaatggaagaaagcCAGACCTTGTATCATATAATACTGTCATCAAAGCGTTCTGCAGACAAGGTCGTATGGAGGAGGCCGTAAGAATTTTCTCCCAGATGACAGAAAAAGGAATCAGACCTTGCATTGTTacatataatacatttatcGCTGGATTTGCAGCTCGAGGAATGTTCTCTGAGGTAAATGAATTGATCAGTTATATGATCCAGCATGAGTGTAGACCAAATGAGCTAACATACAAGACTATTGTTGATGGTTTTTGTAAAGCAAAAAGATACCAAGATGCAATGGATTTTGTGTTGAATATTAGAGAAAAAGATAACACCTTTGATGAAGAATCTTTGCAACGATTTGCTTCTCGAGTTAGAGGAAATATGGAGTCATGA